A genomic stretch from Coffea arabica cultivar ET-39 chromosome 10c, Coffea Arabica ET-39 HiFi, whole genome shotgun sequence includes:
- the LOC140015865 gene encoding uncharacterized protein: MEDKRSWTKKTNRERGSRRGREGEQVQEPVPEPIEEREAAVEQQPEPQTAGGDQVATAIQQMTNILTRLVEQQGQGKVRRFIQGLNVELQEALAAVQINTFTEVLEKALRIETARTQVRNFHAKRKGAPSGAQGSVRGERSMPPAKSGRGAGSGRFSNTFRGSAPRGNAQRGGQGGRGQGRGFTQGGQTSTPRVTCGYCGKLNHTEDECWRKARKCLRCGSADHQMVNCPLISDTQSTARSNPKPTTAGGARSRVPARVYSLDQTTVLEPTKVVEGTIPVFHRLARILIDPGATHSFVNPAFMLGIDSKVERLPYDLEVRTPTGEATLKLDVRGMIASSALISGIRARKLLSRGARGYLAFLINTPGEKTKLEDMPVISEYPDVFPEELESLPPEREIEFKVDLVPGTTPISKTPYRMAPAELKELKVQLQDLLERGFIHESESPWGAPVLFVKKKDGSLRLCIDYRGLNAVTIKNKYPLPHIDELFDQLQGAVVFSKLDLRQGFVVVFIDDILVYSRSREEHEQHLRIVLQTLREHQLFAKFSKCEFWLEEVGFLGHIISKDGLAVDPAKVEAVAKWKQPENPTEVRSFLGLAGYYRRFIKNFSRIAGPLTNLTKKQGKYIWDVKCENGFQELKKQFTMAPVLALPSGKDSYTVYTDASKEGLGCVLMQNRKVIAYASRKLKTHEQNYPTHDLELAAVVFALKKWRHYLYGVTFEANVVADALSRKAQLASSIVREWGLLEDVCEWKPRLESEKVVFGNIETKSALMERIKEGQVKDPIVQKWVERVKKGELPNFNLSPDGILKFRNRVVVPRDEELKREILEESHCSRYTVKAEHQKPSGSWSQYLTLVEFAYNNSYHSSIQMAPYEALYGRRCRSPIHWDEVGERKVIDPATIPWVEEAYEKVRVIRQRLQTAQSRQKSYADHRRKDLEFEIGDKVFLRITSLKGKIRSGKGKKLQPRYIGPFKMLQRIGKVAYRLELPASLSRIHDVFHVSLLKKYHPDPTHIFPPEDVELDESLTYE; encoded by the exons ATGGAGGATAAAAGGAGTTGGACCAAGAAAACTAATCGAGAACGCGGTTCCAGGCGAGGCCGTGAGGGTGAGCAAGTACAGGAACCGGTGCCTGAACCGATAGAGGAGAGGGAGGCAGCGGTTGAACAGCAACCTGAACCCCAGACTGCCGGGGGAGATCAGGTGGCCACTGCCATCCAACAGATGACTAATATTTTGACTCGGTTGGTggagcaacagggtcaagg GAAAGTACGAAGGTTTATACAAGGGTTAAATGTGGAATTGCAAGAAGCCTTAGCAGCGGTCCAAATCAATACTTTCACGGAGGTTCTGGAGAAGGCTTTAAGGATAGAAACTGCTAGGACGCAAGTAAGGAATTTCCACGCTAAGCGGAAAGGGGCACCTAGTGGAGCCCAAGGGTCGGTACGAGGCGAGCGGAGCATGCCACCCGCTAAATCCGGTCGTGGAGCTGGAAGTGGACGATTTTCGAACACGTTTAGGGGCAGTGCTCCGAGAGGGAATGCCCAGAGGGGAGGCCAGGGCGGTAGAGGTCAAGGTAGAGGTTTTACTCAGGGAGGTCAAACCTCCACTCCCCGAGTGACATGTGGGTATTGTGGAAAATTGAACCACACTGAAGACGAGTGCTGGAGAAAGGCTCGGAAGTGCTTGAGGTGCGGAAGTGCGGATCATCAGATGGTCAACTGTCCGCTAATCAGTGACACTCAGTCGACTGCCAGGTCAAACCCAAAGCCGACTACTGCTGGAGGGGCTAGGTCGAGGGTACCGGCCAGAGTGTACTCGCTAGATCAAACAACTGTGCTTGAACCAACCAaggtggtagaaggtacaatccctGTTTTTCACCGGTTAGCTAGAATTTTAATAGACCCCGGTGCTACTCACTCTTTTGTTAATCCTgcatttatgcttggaattgacTCGAAAGTTGAAAggttaccttatgacttagaggtaAGAACACCTACAG GGGAGGCAACTCTAAAGCTTGATGTGAGGGGTATGATAGCCtcttctgcacttatttcgggtaTAAGGGCTAGGAAGTTGCTTAGTCGTGGGGCTCGTGGTTACCTAGCTTTTCTAATTAACACTCCGGGAGAAAAGACTAAGTTGGAAGACATGCCAGTAATCAGTGAATACCCGGACGTATTTCCggaagaattggagtctttGCCACCCGAAagggagattgaatttaaggttgatTTAGTACCCGGAACCACTCCCATCTCTAAAACTCCTTATCGTATGGCACCCGCTGAGCTCAAGGAGTTGAAGGTGCAACTGCAAGACTTGCtagaacgagggtttattcatgAGAGCGAGTCTCCATGGGGAGCTCCagttctatttgttaagaaaaaggacgggagtttaAGGTTGTGCATTGACTATCGAGGATTGAATGCAgtaaccattaagaataaatatccctTGCCCCACATAGATGAGTTATTTGATCAATTACAAGGGGCTGTAGTGTTTTCCAAGTTGGATCTGCGACAAGG gtttgtagtggtgttcattgatgatatcttGGTGTATTCGAGGTCAagggaggagcatgaacaacatTTGCGGATAGTattgcaaaccctaagagagcaccaacTGTTTGCTAAgttcagtaagtgtgaattttggttggaagAGGTGGGGTTTTTAGGTCATATAATTTCGAAAGATGGCCTTGCTGTAGACCCGGCGAAAGTGGAAGCTGTGGCTAAATGGAAACagccagaaaatcccaccgaGGTGCGAAGTTTTCTAGGTCTAGCAGGATACTACCGCAGATTTATAAAGAATTTCTCGAGGATTGCAGGACCCTTGACTAACCtgaccaagaaacaaggaaagtatatttgggaCGTTAAGTGTGAAAATGGTTTTCAAGAGCTTAAGAAACAATTCACTATGGCTCCAGTTTTAGCTTTGCCCAGTGGAAAGGATAGTTAtacggtttataccgatgcttcaaaAGAAGGGCTAGGGTGCGTGCTGATGCAGAATAGGAAAGTGATTGCCTACGCATCCCGAAAGTTAAAAACTCATGAgcaaaattacccgacccatGACTTGGAACTTGCAGCTGTAGTGttcgctttgaagaaatggcgaCATTATCTCTATGGTGTAACTTTCGAG GCCaacgttgtagcagatgctttaagcCGGAAGGCTCAACTGGCAAGTTCTATAGTGAGAGAGTGGGGCCTATTGGAAGATgtatgtgagtggaaacctCGTTTGGAATCGGAAAAGGTGgtttttggaaatattgagaCGAAATCGGCATTGATGGAACGAATCAAAGAGGGCCAAGTGAAGGATCCAATAGTGCAGAAGTGGGTAGAGAGAGTGAAGAAAGGGGAGTTACCTAATTTTAATCTAAGCCCTGATGGAATTTTAAAGTTTCGAAATCGTGTCGTGGTACCTAGGGATGAGGAATTGAAAAGGGAGATTTTAGAGGAATCACATTGctctaggtatacg gtgaaagctGAGCATCAAAAGCCGTCAG GAAGTTGGAGCCAATACTTGACTTTGGTTGAATTCGCgtataacaatagttatcattcctctattcaaatggctccatatgaagctTTGTACGGACGACGATGTCGATCTCCaatccattgggatgaagtaggggaGAGAAAAGTCATAGATCCGGCTACtataccatgggttgaggaagcctaTGAAAAGGTGAGAGTGATCCGCCAGAGACTTCAAACCGCCCAAAGCCGTCAGAAAAGCTATGCCGATCATAGGaggaaagacttggagtttgaaataGGAGATAAGGTGTTTCTTCGGATCACATCATTAAAGGGAAAGATTAGatccggaaaagggaaaaagttgcaaccacgaTATATAGGACCTTTCAAGATGCTGCAGCGAATAGGAAAGGTGGCTTATCGACTTGAGTTACCCGCTAGCTTATCTAGGATCCATGACGTTTTCCACGtttctttgcttaagaaataccatccgGATCCGACTCACATTTTTCCACCCGAAGATGTTGAACTTGACGAGTCTTTAACCTATGAATAA
- the LOC140015866 gene encoding uncharacterized protein, which translates to MEDKRSWTKKTNRERGSRRGREGEQVQEPVPEPIEEREAAVEQQPEPQTAGGDQVATAIQQMTNILTRLVEQQGQGKVRRFIQGLNVELQEALAAVQINTFTEVLEKALRIETARTQVRNFHAKRKGAPSGAQGSVRGERSMPPAKSGRGAGSGRFSNTFRGSAPRGNAQRGGQGGRGQGRGFTQGGQTSTPRVTCGYCGKLNHTEDECWRKARKCLRCGSADHQMVNCPLISDTQSTARSNPKPTTAGGARSRVPARVYSLDQTTVLEPTKVVEGTIPVFHRLARILIDPGATHSFVNPAFMLGIDSKVERLPYDLEVRTPTGEATLKLDVRGMIASSALISGIRARKLLSRGARGYLAFLINTPGEKTKLEDMPVISEYPDVFPEELESLPPEREIEFKVDLVPGTTPISKTPYRMAPAELKELKVQLQDLLERGFIHESESPWGAPVLFVKKKDGSLRLCIDYRGLNAVTIKNKYPLPHIDELFDQLQGAVVFSKLDLRQGFVVVFIDDILVYSRSREEHEQHLRIVLQTLREHQLFAKFSKCEFWLEEVGFLGHIISKDGLAVDPAKVEAVAKWKQPENPTEVRSFLGLAGYYRRFIKNFSRIAGPLTNLTKKQGKYIWDVKCENGFQELKKQFTMAPVLALPSGKDSYTVYTDASKEGLGCVLMQNRKVIAYASRKLKTHEQNYPTHDLELAAVVFALKKWRHYLYGVTFEANVVADALSRKAQLASSIVREWGLLEDVCEWKPRLESEKVVFGNIETKSALMERIKEGQVKDPIVQKWVERVKKGELPNFNLSPDGILKFRNRVVVPRDEELKREILEESHCSR; encoded by the exons ATGGAGGATAAAAGGAGTTGGACCAAGAAAACTAATCGAGAACGCGGTTCCAGGCGAGGCCGTGAGGGTGAGCAAGTACAGGAACCGGTGCCTGAACCGATAGAGGAGAGGGAGGCAGCGGTTGAACAGCAACCTGAACCCCAGACTGCCGGGGGAGATCAGGTGGCCACTGCCATCCAACAGATGACTAATATTTTGACTCGGTTGGTggagcaacagggtcaagg GAAAGTACGAAGGTTTATACAAGGGTTAAATGTGGAATTGCAAGAAGCCTTAGCAGCGGTCCAAATCAATACTTTCACGGAGGTTCTGGAGAAGGCTTTAAGGATAGAAACTGCTAGGACGCAAGTAAGGAATTTCCACGCTAAGCGGAAAGGGGCACCTAGTGGAGCCCAAGGGTCGGTACGAGGCGAGCGGAGCATGCCACCCGCTAAATCCGGTCGTGGAGCTGGAAGTGGACGATTTTCGAACACGTTTAGGGGCAGTGCTCCGAGAGGGAATGCCCAGAGGGGAGGCCAGGGCGGTAGAGGTCAAGGTAGAGGTTTTACTCAGGGAGGTCAAACCTCCACTCCCCGAGTGACATGTGGGTATTGTGGAAAATTGAACCACACTGAAGACGAGTGCTGGAGAAAGGCTCGGAAGTGCTTGAGGTGCGGAAGTGCGGATCATCAGATGGTCAACTGTCCGCTAATCAGTGACACTCAGTCGACTGCCAGGTCAAACCCAAAGCCGACTACTGCTGGAGGGGCTAGGTCGAGGGTACCGGCCAGAGTGTACTCGCTAGATCAAACAACTGTGCTTGAACCAACCAaggtggtagaaggtacaatccctGTTTTTCACCGGTTAGCTAGAATTTTAATAGACCCCGGTGCTACTCACTCTTTTGTTAATCCTgcatttatgcttggaattgacTCGAAAGTTGAAAggttaccttatgacttagaggtaAGAACACCTACAG GGGAGGCAACTCTAAAGCTTGATGTGAGGGGTATGATAGCCtcttctgcacttatttcgggtaTAAGGGCTAGGAAGTTGCTTAGTCGTGGGGCTCGTGGTTACCTAGCTTTTCTAATTAACACTCCGGGAGAAAAGACTAAGTTGGAAGACATGCCAGTAATCAGTGAATACCCGGACGTATTTCCggaagaattggagtctttGCCACCCGAAagggagattgaatttaaggttgatTTAGTACCCGGAACCACTCCCATCTCTAAAACTCCTTATCGTATGGCACCCGCTGAGCTCAAGGAGTTGAAGGTGCAACTGCAAGACTTGCtagaacgagggtttattcatgAGAGCGAGTCTCCATGGGGAGCTCCagttctatttgttaagaaaaaggacgggagtttaAGGTTGTGCATTGACTATCGAGGATTGAATGCAgtaaccattaagaataaatatccctTGCCCCACATAGATGAGTTATTTGATCAATTACAAGGGGCTGTAGTGTTTTCCAAGTTGGATCTGCGACAAGG gtttgtagtggtgttcattgatgatatcttGGTGTATTCGAGGTCAagggaggagcatgaacaacatTTGCGGATAGTattgcaaaccctaagagagcaccaacTGTTTGCTAAgttcagtaagtgtgaattttggttggaagAGGTGGGGTTTTTAGGTCATATAATTTCGAAAGATGGCCTTGCTGTAGACCCGGCGAAAGTGGAAGCTGTGGCTAAATGGAAACagccagaaaatcccaccgaGGTGCGAAGTTTTCTAGGTCTAGCAGGATACTACCGCAGATTTATAAAGAATTTCTCGAGGATTGCAGGACCCTTGACTAACCtgaccaagaaacaaggaaagtatatttgggaCGTTAAGTGTGAAAATGGTTTTCAAGAGCTTAAGAAACAATTCACTATGGCTCCAGTTTTAGCTTTGCCCAGTGGAAAGGATAGTTAtacggtttataccgatgcttcaaaAGAAGGGCTAGGGTGCGTGCTGATGCAGAATAGGAAAGTGATTGCCTACGCATCCCGAAAGTTAAAAACTCATGAgcaaaattacccgacccatGACTTGGAACTTGCAGCTGTAGTGttcgctttgaagaaatggcgaCATTATCTCTATGGTGTAACTTTCGAG GCCaacgttgtagcagatgctttaagcCGGAAGGCTCAACTGGCAAGTTCTATAGTGAGAGAGTGGGGCCTATTGGAAGATgtatgtgagtggaaacctCGTTTGGAATCGGAAAAGGTGgtttttggaaatattgagaCGAAATCGGCATTGATGGAACGAATCAAAGAGGGCCAAGTGAAGGATCCAATAGTGCAGAAGTGGGTAGAGAGAGTGAAGAAAGGGGAGTTACCTAATTTTAATCTAAGCCCTGATGGAATTTTAAAGTTTCGAAATCGTGTCGTGGTACCTAGGGATGAGGAATTGAAAAGGGAGATTTTAGAGGAATCACATTGctctag gtga